One stretch of Vogesella indigofera DNA includes these proteins:
- a CDS encoding thymidine kinase translates to MAKLFFRYAAMNSGKSTQLLQIANNYESMAKTVRLYTAAIDDRFGVGKITSRLNIQRDALTYDDNFDFLGADYADIACVLIDEAQFLTPQQVQQLHRLAHTRHVPVICFGLRSDFRGEPFPGAAWLLALAEDIEEIKTICHCGRKATMHIRRDGDGRRIKEGPQVEIGDEARYHAVCAKCFYA, encoded by the coding sequence ATGGCCAAACTCTTCTTCCGCTACGCCGCTATGAACAGCGGCAAAAGCACGCAACTGCTGCAGATCGCCAACAACTACGAATCGATGGCCAAGACGGTGCGGCTGTACACCGCCGCCATCGACGACCGCTTCGGCGTCGGCAAGATCACCTCGCGCCTCAATATCCAGCGCGATGCGCTGACCTACGACGACAATTTCGATTTTCTGGGCGCAGACTATGCCGACATCGCCTGCGTGCTGATCGACGAGGCACAGTTCCTGACACCACAGCAGGTACAACAGCTGCACCGGCTGGCCCATACCCGCCACGTGCCGGTGATCTGCTTCGGCCTGCGCAGCGATTTTCGCGGCGAGCCCTTCCCCGGCGCGGCCTGGCTGCTGGCGCTGGCGGAAGATATCGAAGAGATCAAGACCATCTGCCACTGCGGTCGCAAGGCCACCATGCACATCCGCCGCGACGGCGACGGGCGGCGCATCAAGGAAGGGCCGCAGGTGGAGATCGGCGACGAGGCCCGCTACCACGCGGTGTGCGCCAAGTGCTTCTACGCCTGA